In Cicer arietinum cultivar CDC Frontier isolate Library 1 chromosome 7, Cicar.CDCFrontier_v2.0, whole genome shotgun sequence, the genomic window CTTCATGCTTCATCAAATACGGAAGATGATGGGGCTTGCCGTGGCAATTATGAGAAATTGTGCACCAGAGTCACTTATTGAAAAAGCTTTGCAAACGTGAGTACTGCTAAtggattatatattttatatccaACTTTCTATTTAAAATAGTGACGATTatctgatttttttcttttcattttgatttattcTTCCAAAATGCAGGGATGTTAGCATCACTGTGCCTACTGCCCCTGAGGTTGGATTGTATTTGGATGAGTGCTTCTTTActtcatataaccagaagtgGAAAGATACCCATGAAGAGGTGTCAATGAAAGCATACGAGAAAGAAGCTGAGGACTTCAAAATGAAGTTCATATATTCTCATATTGCTTCCACGGAACAAAAGGAGGGAACTGTTGGCCTATGGTTGCATTCTTTGAACCATAGAAACTATTCAGATCTGCGTGTTGTTGAGGAGGAAGGTGTCGCAAATGAGAAGAAATCTGAAATTGAAGTTGTGGCTGAGTGAACTATTTTCCGGCTGGTCATTGTAGAACTCATTCTTTCTAATCGATTTATGTTTTGCGTTTGACTATTTCAGACTTGTTATATCGATACAGATACGCATCCTATGCAAATTATAGGAAAGAAATGGCATTTTTGTGTCTATTTTCGGTAGACACTAGGAAAGGAAAATGAAAGAAACACCTTATGATTtacatattattaattattctatCCTCATTCACCTGATATGACTTGCAAATTTGTATGTGTTGTTTTTATTCTTCCACTTATCATAGCacgtttaatttttatatactatTCATTGATCTTTTAGGATAATTTCCATAACAAAGTAGAAAGACGGTTTCAACTTAGTGTGTtttgtttaatttgatattCAAATTTCTTTAATGACATGGTATACCGAGCCAcatttttgagttaattttaGCTACTTGACACAATTGAAAGTCACATTTCTCATTAGATCTTTTAAGCATAAATATGTAAGCAGACAAAAAGTAACCAAGGAATAAACAATGTAAATATATTTGACTACCACAATCCATGTTCGCTCAACAACCTGGGTGAATGTTTGAAGCATGAATATGAAATTGAATGGAAGGTTGTTGCTTAACTCGTTTCACACACTAGTCCTCGTATCATTAGTAGAAAGTACCAAATGCAGGATCTGCCAAACCATAAATTGCACTTTTGCAGGTGTGTTCAACCTCCATACCCACTTCCAATCATGTATTGTATCCCATGGTCTAACTATGTGCAGAAGCGAAGAGTACCCAGACGAAGCTTTAGCTGTACAAACACCTTTGGTCCCCTTCACACCCATCCACCACCATGAAGGTTTTCATCCACAATCTTAGGAATAGATAGGCTGTGAGCTAGCAACAAAAGGATTAAAAAGTGTAAAATACGTGATTTGTTGTGTTTCTTGTGTGTCTCAAACAAGATCACACACATTATATTTATAATGAGGttacaataattacattcaaatacaataattacattcaaataCTAGGGACTTGTATTTGACTAGAAGTTCTACCATTGAACCTAGGAAATTGTACGGTCaaagaataataaatcatattttgaatTCTAACACTCCTCCTCAAGCTGAAGCATACATATCATATGCaccaagcttgttacatatagaTTCAACTCGAGGACCCCTAAGTGACTTAGTGAATATGTCAGCCAATTGATCACTTGATCCAACAAAGTTAGTTGTGATTTCTCCGGAAAGAACTTTGTCTCTTACAAGATGACAATCAATTTCTATGTGCTTTGTTCTTTCATGGAAGACCCGATTGAAAGCAATATGAAGTGCAGCTTGGTTATCACAAGTTAGTTTCATTACATTGACATCTCCTAACTTGAGTTGTTTGAGTAACTATTTTAGCCATGTAAGTTCACAAGCCATTGCAGCCATAGCACGATATTCCGCTTCTGCGCTCGATCTTGCGACTATGTTTTGCTTCTTGCTCTGCCATGATATCAAATTACCTCCAACAAGGACCCCATACCCAGAAGTGGATCTTCTATCTGACGATGACCCTGCCCAATCAGCATTAGAGTAGCCAACAACACCGGAATTACCGTTGTGTTCATAAAGCAATCCTTTTCCTGGTGCATTCTTGATATACCTAAGAATATGAATCACAACATTCCAGTGACTATCACATGGAGCACTCAGAAACTGACTTACTACACTTACAACAAATGTAATATTAGGTCTATTTAGTGTAAGATAATTAAGTTTGCCAACAAGTCGTCGATATCTACCAGGGTCTTGCAATGGCTCCCCCTGACCTGGTAGGAGCTTGACATTaggatccataggagtatcaCGCAGGCGACAATCAAGCATGCCTGTTTCTTCAAGTATATCAAGGGCATATTTTTGCTGAGTAATTGTTATACCTGTCTTAGACTGAGCAACCTCAAtcccaaaaaaatattttagcgGCCCCAAATCTTTAGTTTGAAAGTTTTGAGACAAATGTTGTTTGAGCTGATGAATACCAACCTGGTCATTACCTATGATGATGATGTCGT contains:
- the LOC113787569 gene encoding secreted RxLR effector protein 161-like, which encodes MLDCRLRDTPMDPNVKLLPGQGEPLQDPGRYRRLVGKLNYLTLNRPNITFVVSVVSQFLSAPCDSHWNVVIHILRYIKNAPGKGLLYEHNGNSGVVGYSNADWAGSSSDRRSTSGYGVLVGGNLISWQSKKQNIVARSSAEAEYRAMAAMACELTWLK